One Engraulis encrasicolus isolate BLACKSEA-1 unplaced genomic scaffold, IST_EnEncr_1.0 scaffold_88_np1212, whole genome shotgun sequence genomic window carries:
- the LOC134444952 gene encoding protein NLRC3-like → MDEPEIRETDPPPEERAPIESRPDSPVSKSVKWSMDHPAPSRETDPPPEESVQQGASDTQNLKTDKTKRDTAEHSVQQGASDTHKKKRDKTKRGTAEHRLTPEEAELRSFLKEKCQHLVEGVPHQGDARLLQDIYTDLYITEGGSQGVNEEHEVRQILPYKFMAHSSMSISSPWGIRPLSFSSRHEEHEVRQIERASWRGRGQDRPIKCSDIFKPLPVGLYPRRGLWQNKPIRVVLTKGVAGIGKTVSVQKFILDWTEGETNQDIHFIFPLPFRELNLMKNTKLSLVELVQHFFTQMKDLKVLSSSESKTLFIFDGLDECRLPLDFRTNPRCCDVAEPASVDVLLTNLINGNLLPSALVWITTRPAAAGQIPPECVDQVTEIRGFNDPQKEEYFKKRISDENLAMRVINHLKLSRSLYIMCHIPVFAWILATVAENTSERGEMPRTLTQMYTCFLNIQTCIKKEKYTERRETDEEMVFKLGKLAFQQLEKGNLIFYEEDLRESGIDVTEASLYSGVCTQIFRVEAGLCHGRVFSFVHLTIQEFLAALYVFLCFCNSARNEPHQHQPSHLSALFRAATLEDLHKTAVDLALQSENGHLDLFLRFLLGLSLESNQKLLRQLLPQTNSQPQRLEQTVQYVKDKIRHESEPESDRKINLFYCLNELNQHAVVEHIDRSSGKMSVEMLLPGEWKTREFRFELSEEQLDGFDLQKYIKTPEEDLTDLLSPDDVLKKLVPAVSSALLRGCGLTDESCAVISAAARSTSCSLKCLDLSGNRIHDTGVQHLSELLKDPQCKLETLE, encoded by the exons tgtccagcagggggcatcagacacacacaaaaagaaaagagacaagaCCAAGAGGGGCACTGcagaacacag ATTGACACCAGAGGAGGCAGAGCTCAGGTCCTTTCTGAAGGAGAAGTGTCAACATCTGGTTGAAGGAGTACCACATCAGGGAGACGCCAGACTCCTCCAGGACAtctacacagatctctacatcacagagggggggAGTCAGGGGGTCAATGaagaacatgaggtcagacagatatTACCCTACAAATTCATGGCAcattcctctatgagcatatctTCCCCCTGGGGCATACGTCCTCTATCCTTTAGCAGCAGAcatgaagagcatgaagtcagacagatagagagagcatcctggagaggaagaggacaggacagaccaatcaaatgcagtgacatCTTTAAACCcttacctgtaggcctatatccacgAAGGGGTCTTTGGCAAAACAAACCCATCAGAGTAGTACTGACAAAGGGAGTGGCAGGCATTGGAAAAACCGtgtctgtgcagaagttcattctggactggacTGAAGGAGAAACCAATCAGgacattcatttcatttttcctcttcctttccgaGAGCTGAACCTGATGAAGAATACAAAACTCAGTCTGGTGGAGCTTGTtcaacactttttcacacaaatgAAAGATCTGAAAGTGCTCTCCAGTTCTGAGAGCAAAACTCTGTTCATATtcgatggtctggatgagtgcaGACTTCCTCTGGATTTCCGCACCAACCCAAGGTGTTGTGATGTGGCAGAGCCAGCCTCAGTAGATGTACTTCTGACCAACCTCATCAATGGGAATCTACTTCCCTCTGCTCTCgtctggatcaccacccgaccagcagcagctggTCAGATCCCGCCTGAGTGCGTGGACCAGGTGACAGAAATACGGGGGTTCAACGACCCACAAAAAGAGGAGTACTTCAAGAAGAGAATCAGTGATGAGAACCTGGCCATGCGAGTCATCAACCACCTGAAGTTATCCAGAAGCctttacatcatgtgccacattccagtttTCGCCTGGATTTTGGCCACTGTTGCCGAGAATAcatcagagagaggagaaatgccaAGGACTCTAACTCAGATGTACACTTGCTTCCTGAACATTCAGACTTGCATCAAGAAAGAGAagtacacagagagaagagagacagatgaagagatggttttcaaactggggaaactggctttccaacagctggagaagggaaatctgatcttctatgaggaagACCTGCGTGAGagtggcattgatgtcacagaagcatctctgtactcaggagtgtgtacaCAGATCTTCAGAGTGGAGGCTGGGCTGTGCCATGGGAGagtgttcagctttgtgcatctgACCATCCAGGAATTCCTTGCAGCATTATATGTGTTCCTCTGCTTCTGCAACAGTGCCAGAAATGAACCACACCAACATCAaccctctcatctctctgctctgttcagagctgcaacacttGAGGACCTACACAAGACTGCAGTGGACTTGGCCTTGCAGAGTGAGAacggacacctggaccttttcctccgcttcctcctgggcctctcactggagtccaatcagaagcTCTTAAGACAGTTACTGCCACAGACCAATAGCCAACCACAGAGATTAGAGCAAACAGTCCAGTATGTCAAGGATAAGATAAGACATGAGTCAGAGCCAGAGTCAGATAGAAAGATCAACCTGTTCTACTGCCTGAATGAGCTtaatcagcatgctgtagtggagcacaTTGACAGGAGCTCAGGAAAGATGTctgtagagatgctcttaccaggagAGTGGAAGACTAGAGAGTTTAGGTTTGAGTTATCAGAAGAGCAGCTGgatgggtttgacctgcagaagTACATAAAGACACCAGAAGAGGATCTGACTGACCTCCTCAGCCCAGATGACGTCCTCAAGAAGCTGGTGCCAGCAGTGTCATCAGCACT gctgagggGGTGTGGCCTCACAGACGAGAGTTGTGCAGTAATATCAGCTGCTGCCAGATCAACCTCCTGCAGTTTGAAGTGTCTTGACCTCTCTGGCAATAGAATTCATGACACAGGAGTTCAGCATCTCTCAGAACTCCTCAAGGATCCtcaatgcaaactggagacactagagtga